atggctcagagcctggagcctgtttccgattctgtgtctccctctctctctgcccctcccctgttcatgctctgtctctctctgtcccgaaaataaataaacgttgaaaaaaaaaaaaattaaaaaaaaaaaaaaaaagtgcttcctTAGACAGATTTCATAAATGCTGTCACAACTTGCGATTGGGGAATTAAGTGCATCCTCAATGACTGAGAACCTTTGGAAATGTGAACCTGGTTTACCCAGGACTTCACCTCGTGTGTTTTCCCTTTGGTAATTTTGCTTTATAGTCAGTCACTACAATAAATCATAGTCAGGAGTTAGACTATATGTTAGATCTATTTAATGAATCACCAAACTTGGGTTGGTCTTGGTGACCCCCAGTGCACCTTCATACCACCTCTTTCTCaatattttccctcttccctATGTAAATCTGCCTTATGTCTGCTTACCATTCTTTCTTGCCACTTTCTTTCCATTCCCTTATTCTTGCTTCTCTCCATAGAAGACAGCATCTGCTAGCTATACACTTTCCTGCAACTTAATTAATTTGCATATTAAATCTTACATTCCACTTTGAAAACCCACTCATTCAATCAGTAAGCATGTAACAGATATTTCCCATATGCCAGGTTTCATGAAACAGACTTAGTAAGAGAGTCATCTAAACTATTCAGTCATCTAAACCTTACATTCAAGTGGAGAAAACAAATTAGCAACGAGGCAGTTATTTTGTCCTGGCTATATAGTGCATTATGACAAACCACCCCAAAAGCTATTGGTTTAAAGCAACAATTTCATTTTGCTCACATTTTGTAAATCAGAAATGTAGAACGAGCTCAGGTGGGCGATTCGCCTGTGATGCACATAGTATAAGATACCGTGTCAGGCCTGGCAGATCCACCTCCACAGTGGCTTCTTCATTCATGTGGCTGGTGTCTCATTGCTCCttcaccctctctctgtgcaGGACATCTCACTCACCATGGATGGCCTCATCATAAATAGGCATTTTAGGTAATAGGCTAATTAATACCTGATGGACCCATAATAATGACAATTCTTATCTGGATACTGGCTTCAAAATGGCAGGAGTCAAAAGCCGCCAGGCCTCATAAGGGTATTCTCATATCTGTTATGTTGTTAATTCTGCCATAATATACTAGTCAAGTCAGTTACTAGTCCTTCCCAGATCCAAGGGGTGGAGATATAGGTTCTACCTCCTCACAGGAACATGGCAAGTCATAGTGCGGAAGAACATACGAGATGGGAGATATCGTGGCAGccatttaggaaaatgaaaactactACACATTCTATTGCACAACAAGTACTATACAGATTGAAAGATGACAGTTTGTCAGAAAACCAAACTGCAGCTACTCAGAACAGTGAAGTTCTGTAAAGTTTTTCCTGGAAGGTAAAttgattttgaaggaagaaaggacttATCCAATGAGGAAGATAGCAGAGGTAAATGTTTCAGACTTAGAACTGAGGTAAAGCCCAGAGGTGAgaaggaacattttattttctaaaaattcaacAGTTTCCAGGGACTTCTTGTTTAGAAAATAGGTGTCAATGTTGTAGTAAGAGGTAAGGCTAATGCAATGGTAATGGTGTATGTAATGGACTCTCCACAGGTTCCTAGCACAGGGCTCTGCAATCTtcttctataaagggccagagagtaaatatttttggctttacaGACCAAGAGGCATAATCAAACACATTGTTTAAGtaactatataattatttaaaatataatcagtGTAAAAATCATTTTAGCTTACAGAAATAAATAGTGGACTGGATTTGCCCCATAGGCTATAATTGTAATTGATGCAGTAGATATTTTGAACTTTATAggcaatgatttaaaaaaaagttttatttaggaaaaacacGTATCAGACATGAGGTCTGAAAAGACAAATCTGACAGCACTGTGGGAAGAGAGGCAAAACTAGTGACAGTGAAACTAGTTAGGACTTTCTTGAAGAGATCAGTTGATGTAATAATCTCTGAGCTAAAGAAGTACAGTAAATAGGACTGGTATTTCCTTAGAAATGCCATGAATAAGTAGTATGGAAAAAGAGAGGTTAAGGAtaactctttattctgttccttgTGAAATCAGCCACTACTTGTGAATTTGATGatgccatttaaaaagaaacaaaataagcagaatcagacctgtaaatacagaaaacaaactgatggttgctggggcggggagggagcgggggagTAGGGGGAATGGACGTAATGAATGaagggggagtgggagatacaggcttccagttatgggatgaataagtcatgggaataagagGCAGAGCATAAGGAATGTAGTCACTGAGATTGTATAGCAttgaatggtgacagatggtagctacacttggggtaagtatagcataatgtataaacttgtcaaatcactatgttgtacacctgaaactaatatacattgtgtgttaactgcactcaagtaaaaatttaaaaacacaaaagggaTGCATATAGAAATaatgaattatgttttaaatagaaTTAGTTTAATATAGTAACAATAATTGAAACTATAATCCTAACTGGGCTTTACCAGCTGTGAATATGTAAACCTTGACATTGTTAAAcatgaatatttgtatataagaatttctttttttagaatgTCCTTTTGTAGCCTTCTTGTAGTTCTCCCTGgtagtagctttatttttttcatagcaatTATTCTTAAACTTCCATTTTTCACATTTAGACAATACTGTCTTTTAGTGATCAATTTAAACTCTTCCATTTAACATAATGCACTTAAAATGTGGTTAGTTCTATGTGATTTCAGGATGCCTAGATTAGGATTGATAAGGGACctcattttgtttcatatatctttcatctttgactttttgaaaagattttagcTAAATGGCTCAAATCATGATTAGTTCCAGATTGCAAATAATTGTCCCCAATTACTTTCTAAAAATGCTCTGTGTGACTCAAAATAGCAGAAATCTCAGAGTTTACAGTAACTCTTTCtcttaaagaaaagataataatttgttaaaaaataaatgcatcacTTGCCTGGTAAAAAACATCTAGCTCCTCACGGTGTCAAATCTCCTAAGTCTAATATCCCTATATGAGTTGTAGGGAGATCCTATCAAATTAATACTGATACTAATTTCAACAAATACTGATAAGTAAACTTCTCTATTAGCTTTACCACATCATCGTAAATAATTTCACAGGGTCAACCTTATATAttaagtttttggtttgtttgtttatagctGCTATTCATAATGTAATGCACGTTATACATTATCCTCACAtcatccttgaaaaaaaaaaacacagagcagGTAGAAATTTATGATACAGAAGTTGTAATTAACTCACCAAACCTATAGGCCCTGCATATATTCCCTTTGATCTTTAGACTTGCAAGTTGATAACCAAAGGCCATTCATTCCTTCTTTGGCGCTGAAGTATATTCTGAGTTTAAAGATCGGAGCTTACTCACATGGAAGAAAATGAGCCAAATATTGGAGAATACAAAGTAAATACGTATCTGTAGCCTAAGTATAATTTTCATAGGCCAGTGCAATTTCCCATAATGAAatgatcttttcccttttttttgcaACACTTGGAGCAATCACCTTCACTAGTAGTTGTTGGGTGGAAGACCGTGTATCATTGGAGCAGTTAATTGATGCAATGAAAAATAGATTGGACCTATTTTTCTCAATGAAACTAAATGGAGATACTAAAAGTGCTGACCTAATCAAATAATTGTTTTAGAACTCTTGAGGAAGTcggtaatttatttatttttatagtcagGACTAGACTAGTATGAGATTTGTTTTACAGTATTAAGCATATTGATCTATTAAATTTCTGTAGTAAGACATAGTCGATGTAAGAATATCAAGGATCATATAAGAAATCATGTTTCAgaattatatttatctttcaatttttattgGCTACTTATTATGTTATTAGTCATCACCCATATCAAATTTTGTCACTTTTTCCTTTGGATCATTGCTAATTGAtatttcttgtcttcctttcaTTTAGTTGGGACAATGTAGTGTGTCCTATTAACAAAATGTTCCTCTGGAATGAAGTGATTAAAAGCAGGCCTACCTTCTCCTCTAGAAAGGCTATATGTATAGTATTAAGGGAAAGAACTGCAGACACTAGAAGCTACTACATGAAAGGATATTAGTTTCTGAATGACCCATAACAAATtgcaatctgattaaaaaatacacCTTTATTAACTGAGCCACTGACATTTTGGGGAATGCTTATTTCAGCAGTTTCCATGATTTACATAAACTAATGCAGCTTTTCACTTGTCACCATTAGATTAGAAATTGAGTAACCACCAACCATACTCATTTTGAGATGTGTATGAGATTTACCTggaaaacttcttttaaaatgaatgtctGGCCCAGTCAATTTAGGTTGATGGTGAGAGCAGAGCAGGCATGTGTACATctcaaaaaaattacatataattctGATGTTCACTTTTGGTTAAGAATCACTCTGTAAGATTCTCATTTTATGAGAAGTATATTATCCTTCACATAAATCAGTCCATTCAAATTCATTACACATGTATCTATATCACTGCCAGATTTGGAGATTTGGtattttcacaatttaaaataattatgattgaTATCTTCCAGCTCAAAATTCTGAATAACTTATTCTGTGAGTACAAAATGCATAGGATCTATCAAAAGTAACTTCTGAGTAGATAGTTTAGACAAAAGGCAGATCTAAGCTATCATGGTCACGTGGCTGATACTTTGCTGAAAATTACTCAGTTTCCCAAGATGTGATTTAGACTTACATATCTTGCATTTACTTTCAGGAAATATCTTGCATTGatttccaaaggggaaaaaaaaacctatttatcgtctagaaatatgtattttaaaaaaaaatccccacaaaaGCTGCAATTCTCGCATTTccccatcttcttcctcttcttcaacaCCCCTGATATAAAGGACATTATTACACCCTGTTATAACTTGACTGAAATGTCCAGACGATGCTCCATCTATGTATTTTTCTGCATTTGCGAGCTGCATGTTCATATAGCCATCTGCAGATAC
This sequence is a window from Lynx canadensis isolate LIC74 chromosome A3, mLynCan4.pri.v2, whole genome shotgun sequence. Protein-coding genes within it:
- the LOC115511262 gene encoding small nuclear ribonucleoprotein F-like, with protein sequence MSLPLNPKTFLKGLTGKPVMTKLKSRMEYKDHLVSADGYMNMQLANAEKYIDGASSGHFSQVITGCNNVLYIRGVEEEEEDGEMRELQLLMM